A region of the Dysidea avara chromosome 9, odDysAvar1.4, whole genome shotgun sequence genome:
GGACATGGGACCATACCTGGTGATGGAAGAGCAGCTGGAGTAACTTTTCTACCTGGAGAGTGGGAGAATATAGAGCCCACACACACTAAATTTAGCTACTCACCAACTGCTGGTCCAAATGTACGATTTCCACCAAACACAAGGCcagttgatttattttatttgtactTTACTGATGATGTTTGGGACTTACTGGTCACTGAAACCAATAGTTATGCTGCTTTGCGGTTTCCCTGTCGGCAATATGCAAGACCATGGAAAGATGTCACCTGTGAAGAAATGAAGGCATTTATTGGAATGCTCATAATGATGGGGATCTTACACTTGCCACACCTTGACATGTACTGGCAGGTTGATGAGGAGATCCTGAGTACTCCTGGTATCTCAGAAATAATGAGTAGAGACAAGTTTCTCCAGATCTACCATTTCCTTCATCTTGCTGATAATAGACAGCAACATCCAGCAGGGCATCCACGACATGACAAACTTTTAAAAGTGAGAAACTTGCTGAACTTGGTCACTGCCCAATGTGCTTCCAATTACACACCTCACCAGGCTGTGACTGTAGATGAGGCTATGATTCCTTTCAAGGGTCGTCTCAACTTCAAGCAATATATGAAGAACAAGCCTACAAAGTGGGGGATAaaagtgtttgtgttgtgtgatgCAACAAATGGGTACatatacagaatgcaaatatacacAGGCAAAAACATGGAGTCAAACCTTGATGTTGGGCTTTGTTCAAGAGTTGTACTGGAACTTATGGATGGACTTGAAGGGCATGAAGTTTACACCGACAATTATTATACCAGCCCTCGCCTGTACATGGCCCTGTATGAAGATCAGAACAACGCTTGTGGGACAGCTCGAACAAACAGAACAGGGTTTCCTAAGTCAATAATTAGAAGGACAAGGGAAGATAGGGGATACTATAATTACCTATCAAATGGTCCACTCCTTGCAGCAGCATGGTATGATCGAAGACTTGTCTATTTTCTATCAACCTTTCATGACGGGGCATCACATGGAGAGACAGTCCGACGTACTAATCCTGATGGGACATCAAGTGATGTTTCTTGTCCGCCACTGCTACCTGATTATCAGCAGTACATGCGAGGGGTGGATCGCAGTGAAGAGCATATAGGATACTATAATGTGGGGAGAAGATCCCACAAGTGGTGGAAAAGAGTTTTTGCTCACCTGATAGAATGTGCTCTTTACAATGCTTACATCTTAGAGAGGTACTCCAATCCATCACTGTATGCTGGTTATCCAAGTCGACGAAAGCGAAGTTATCTTAGCTTCCGCATTGCAGTAGCCAATCAGCTAATCGGACCTTATCGTTTCCGGCAACGAGCTGGTCGTCAGCGGAGTGGGGAGCATAGTGAAACACGACTGAACTTGAATCTTGGTCACTGGCCTATAcaacagacaaagaaacttgAATGTGTAGTGTGCAACATGACAAGGAACAAGCAACATCTTTCTAGAAGTGAACTGAGGCATGAAACTCGATTTAAATGTTCTTACTGTAATGTACATTTATGTGTAAGTGATGATAGGGAATGTTTCAAACTTTATCACACAAAGGTAGAATACTGGAACATTAGCTAGCCCAACTGTAGTAACTAGTACGCAGCACTTTATTGTTTTGCATATAATGTTTTGTAACAAATGCTAATTGCTTGTATACTAATCTATATTAGCCAGTAAACAATAACCAATACAAATACGTCCATTCACTCACGTAAACATCACGATACCATTGATCTACTTCGATAGACTCGTTTGTTTCATACTTCCCCCTAAGAAATCGCTCCGTCATTGATCGTTCCTTTGCTGCTATGACCTCTATCATCAATGAATTTGTGAAACGTGACGACGCCATTGTTATTGCATGAGTATTTACGCATGCGTGTACGGCAATCGTATCAAAAATCTATGGCTGAATACGCTTACCTGAAACATCACCTTCCGCTCTCAGGGAAATGAAGCGCTTTACCCGTCGGCGTATACAACGCAGTTGTAATGAAGTAAGGTTTATTGTTAGCTGTCTAAAGTTAGAATAACTGTGTCAAGTATGGTTTTATCGTTTGCATATAAAAATACGAAGTTATAAAATATTGTAATGTATATGTGGTTGCTGCTATGGCAACAAATTGCATATAGTTGTATTCCTTGGTCCATGGGGAACATAGTGATATATGGTTTCCAAGGGGTTTAACCGTTTGTTTGCTTAGAAAAGAGGCTTGTCTTGAGTCATgcgtttttttttaattccctCCAGGAATTCAGCTGTTAATGGGTTAAGTAAATTGACCAAAGCACGCACgagttattacaatttttctaaagtgtgcaaagaagaaaaagattaagaaaaatacaaagaaaataagatgaactttgaagacgcgtatctcagtgatggatggatggattcacctcaaatttggaatgggaaGTGTCCTACCCCGAAGGAATTTCCAcaacaaaaatggttaatttctgtttagccattattgagctaCGAATGCATGAGAATGctattttcttggttcctgtaaaatgcaTACTTGTCTGTCGCACGCCCGCACTGGTGTACTTGGCCgtacaacacactatcgtggGTCTTGATATTCACTCACTAGGTGTAGATGTAGTTACACACAGATAAATACTTCCTTGCCATTCTAGCCGGAATTAGGAAATCTTGACTCATTCTGCTTCCACCACAGAAGAATCTCACATGAGTTTTCATccatgtatcaagacacaaggttgtgtgttgtgtggccaagaggGCCAGTGCGCAACACTATGAgtgtatttacaggaagaacaaaaaatacaattttcatgcatacatagctctATGTCCCCTTCTCGAATTGGAATTATTTGTACTGCAAACGACCTCCACAGCATCCAACTTACGAAATTTGACTCCACCTTCAGCGCCCCACATACACAATCTGAGCAAGATAGCCTAGCACAATCGTGAAATACAAATCCTCAAAATTTGGCatcatttcttcatttttttcttcaggggggggcttagattattcttttcacacactttacaaaaaccattattaaatttaaatGTGCAGCTtaattttcttgagctttggtgtACTTTAAGAACATATTGTGGCGAATCTGATAagtgtgaccagctgagcaaaaactggccattttagcacattccttgaattccattttattgcttctctgttatctatagtaacgaAGAAGTGGACAGcctaagtttcagccttttacgATGAATAATCTTGGATTTATAAtgatagacagttggaacaggaataaactcgatttatacagcaacaatatagCAACTAAAATACAGGTgcttatttaatcaatcataactcaggACTGAAATAAGCTGCGAAGTTTGGCTCAATCTGAttaccatgaactggcacatcaatcaaggtatagtgttttccatGTACGTCTCTGTGTGGATAAAGAAGAAGGTTATTTCAACACTATttatactgcatcataaataTGTACCCATAATTCACGTACCATGCGCTGTAAGAACACAAAattttcttactcccaatgAATAGGAgaatctgatggtgtataggttttattgatttgtacTTTGTTTTAGTACATACCAAAGTGATTATAACATGCgtaaaatttttatgtagcatgtatattcTTAGCTGGTTTATTTCAATATGTtattatagcaaaatagaattttgcaaaattgTCCAGTAGCCTGTCACAAATAGTCATACAGCTTGATGagtatttgcattaaaaaaggttgacttgttgtcatgcctacaggataaaccgatatgggaataacttaaaatcGATATGAGCCCAGgataaccatcatagctcaaaccttttgtggtgtaaaagaaattgcattgatagctatagagttacaaagccaaaatcaaacaactgtaaatcatgggattgagatactctaatagatcaacCAGTGTAGGGTAAAAAGGTTCATGAAAAATGTCGAAGATGCTTGCCAATGTTCAAACCACGGACCACCATACTTAACaccaaaatccttaaccactaagCCATTGCATTCACCtcactttataaatgaaaatttttacaaaaatcTCAATAGTAAAAGCTTATAATTATCtacaatggaaaatctagattgttctagaatgtTCTATGCGTGTTCTGTTAGAATTCCTGTGTACTTTATTGGAGTATTACTAATAAACTCTACAATGcaatatcatcatcataataagtgttATGCTAGAAATACTTGTGATAATGGGCTGGAAATaatattctagcataaaaggtgtaGAATTTGCTTTATAaaagttgagcaactgcaacttatcatgttttgcatgaaaaatcaaaATACTATCTAACAGAACTGTCACTACAAAATAAAATGGCTTgcttgtatttatttgcaatagtgttttataacaaagtgaAATTCTTCCAAGTTAGGTATATATGATTGTACTACTTGTCTATTAGACTTTGGCCATGAATTAGCAAATTAGCTATACAGCAATTATcagtattagctagctaattggtTATTGCATACATCCTTTGGCTTGCTATTGGATCAGTATAAgtttttttctgtattggtacaGTAGCTAGAGCACTAGTTTATCTTATATCATCAacattgtatctgtagataagaagaacaatgatttgtataAAAACAAGCCTCAAAGCCGGTTTATGGTTGGCATTTAAAATACaaactagctatataaaaattaaaaattttaaaggaagtagggattgatatcAAGacatgtcgtgcggcccaagaagccggcgcgccacaccgtgagtatattgacaggaagaaagaaaacacgatttGCACACCTTTGTAACTCCGTGATccttcatccgattggaaccagtttCGCTGCAGAGGTGTCTGCCAGGTAGGccactccacataccaaatttgaagaaatcgccttagccatttctgagatatgagtggccaaaatttcgtttttatttcttttttcttttctttcttattcttcatcttttcgcacactttgaaaaattgctataaaacacaaacgcgtatcccatcgccttgaaatttggcacacgtaaagagAGTGCAACAACATATTGTATTACcacatttggtgcaaattcgatgaatggttcaggagttatgatcgattattcacgtaaaacaagatcaatttgttgtcacgcctacagggtgagccgcttcatggaatgagttgaaaattggtttgtggatagatcaactattgtaggagtgccttttggtggtttgaaaacaatcgaaattaaggtcatggagatatgacatgagaccgaaggtgtgtaacaattgcgcgatcaagattcatgaataaaattaccAATAAtgttcacgcctaccaggcaaaccgcttagagcaatgagctgaaaattggtatgtggctggaataataatcatagaaagtccttgcagtagaaaagaagaatcggagtacaaccattgagttatgattcgaaagccaactacgtgtagcaaatgcgagatcaagatactctaatagaacagtcaccctaatagagcactcagttaCGTTTATGACTTACTCTATTATAGaattttctattacattgcaagttattctgtagggagttcagctgcaaacagttaattttatagacagttcagctacaagccaagtcaccctgtagagagttcagctacaaatgtatcactgtagagattcagaacattacaagtcacactgaagagagttcagctataaacaagt
Encoded here:
- the LOC136267668 gene encoding piggyBac transposable element-derived protein 4-like, with the translated sequence MASRLSVTDVLDTLLDDGFSSDESDDNEGEEIYAYLGEPILRRSELEAEAVLEPVADAWDAADDLNEDRDDIEDRDNPSTEDMNDATTEERVDEEQFDDASSEQSEAISRTGSISDHNDRDESQSSSEHPSSPKQRRLDPTDSDTSDDDFIPTSPDRPTRATTAARGAARAHRRGRGTTRGGGGVGPTDSARRGRGVRRSDSRGRGRGRERSWSRTTSLGRGRGRGRGRGRGAGRGHGTIPGDGRAAGVTFLPGEWENIEPTHTKFSYSPTAGPNVRFPPNTRPVDLFYLYFTDDVWDLLVTETNSYAALRFPCRQYARPWKDVTCEEMKAFIGMLIMMGILHLPHLDMYWQVDEEILSTPGISEIMSRDKFLQIYHFLHLADNRQQHPAGHPRHDKLLKVRNLLNLVTAQCASNYTPHQAVTVDEAMIPFKGRLNFKQYMKNKPTKWGIKVFVLCDATNGYIYRMQIYTGKNMESNLDVGLCSRVVLELMDGLEGHEVYTDNYYTSPRLYMALYEDQNNACGTARTNRTGFPKSIIRRTREDRGYYNYLSNGPLLAAAWYDRRLVYFLSTFHDGASHGETVRRTNPDGTSSDVSCPPLLPDYQQYMRGVDRSEE